AAGCTTTTGAGATGGGTGAGGTTGAAGAACGAGCTCATCCCCTTCAGGGAATGGACACCGCGGAATATCTCGTGGATAGGTTCAAGGTCTTCGGGCTTGGCCTCCAGCCTGGCGGAGTTTTGCTCCACCATGGACACCATGTCCTCGGCCTCTTCGAGGAAATCGTGCAACAGCCTGTCTTCAGGCTCGGCGGCGCTCATCTTCCCTTACAGCCCTATACACATGTTTGACTCTACCGCGCTGGGACTAATTGCTTTACTGATGAGAAAAAACCGCCACTCTCCCCGTGCCGTGGACGGCATTTCCAAACGCCGCCATTCCCAATCAAAATAAAGGCTTTAAAAGGCGCTGAAACCCCGGAACGTTACTCCCCCGGGAGAATAACACTGTAACGATTCATTGATTCAACAAGTATACCATTTTTTAATATTTCTAATCATTTGATGGTAGTGTCCCGGTTTGAAAGTACAGGGGAGATTCTTCACTTACGCCCAGAATGACAATATAAAAGCCGTTGGTAACATTGTCATCCTGGGCGAAGCGCAAGCGAAGTGAAGTATCTGTCTGTTATTTGAGATTCAAACTGATACACCACCCATTTGATATATGGTTTGTTCTGTGCTATGTTTCCAGTTTATTTTGCCCTAAGTAACAACAACAAGCTTCAGGAGAATAAAACCTTGAGTTCCGGTTTTTATAGATATTCGCTCTATTTTCTTATGGCCTTCGCCCTGGCTTTCCCCGCCTGTTTCGGCGGCGGAAGCGACGGGCCTAAAAACATCGTGCTGGGGCCCGGCTGGCACAACCTTGAAAGATCGCCCGACGGCAAGAACTGGTGGTTGTGGACCAAAGATAAGGGCCAGATTGTGGTTGAGGTTGATACGGATGTCACCCTCACCATGCGCGGCGGCGTGGGCTCCATCCAGTTGCCGAACAAAATAGAAGTAACGCTTAACGGTCAAAAAGCGGCCACCTGGGAAATCGGGGGGGACAAGTACGAGCAGAAACCATTCCAGCCCTTGCCGTTGAATCTAAAGGTGGGCCGGAACATCATCGAATTTACCAGCGCAAACAAGGCCACAACCATCCCAACAGACACGCGGGAGCTTGCCATCGCCATAGATGACATAAGCCTCACCGCTGGCGACGGGAAAGTGGTTTTCGCCCTGCAATAAGCCGGTTGATTTGCGCGCGGGAGGGTTTTATACGCCCTCCCGTTTTTTTTCGCCTTGGCGACTCCAATGTTTGAGATAATCTACCAATCAACCATTAGCTATTAACGGAACATGTTCGGTATCGGTATCCCTGAAATGCTGGTCATCCTGGTAGTGGCCCTGCTGGTGCTTGGCCCATCCAAACTGCCGGAGATAGCCCGGGCCCTGGGCAAGGGTTACGCCGAGTTCACCAGGTCCATGCGCGAAGTGAAAGAAAGCTTCAACGACATGGCGTCAGACTTCGAAAAAGAAACCGAAATCGTTCGAGACCCAAAGAAATATATCCAGACCGCCATAGAGGAAACCCTCACCGCCGAGGATGTGGACAAGGAATCCACCCCAAAACCGGAAGCCAAAAGCTGAAAATGCCGCGGTGAGTCATTTGTCATCCCG
Above is a genomic segment from Nitrospinota bacterium containing:
- the tatA gene encoding twin-arginine translocase TatA/TatE family subunit, translated to MFGIGIPEMLVILVVALLVLGPSKLPEIARALGKGYAEFTRSMREVKESFNDMASDFEKETEIVRDPKKYIQTAIEETLTAEDVDKESTPKPEAKS